The sequence below is a genomic window from Thalassoroseus pseudoceratinae.
TGTCACTGGTGCTTCTCAAGAGAACGAACACTCCTATGCATCACCGACGTTGTACGACGACGGAAAAGAAACCTATTTGGTGACTCACGGCGGTGATTACGCCATCGCGTTCAATCTCGAAGACGGCAAAGAAATCTGGCGGCTTGCCGGTTTGAACCCTCGTGATGATCCCAATCGCCGCTACCATCCGACCTTGCGATTCGTGGCGTCTCCCGTCGCGAACGAAGGAATGGTTGTGGTGCCAACAGCGAAAAATGGCCCAGTGGTTGCAGTCAAAGGCTCGGCTCGCGGATTGGTCGATGCCGACTCCTCCGATCACCTGTGGACGCGACCGCAAAACACGCCTGACGTGCCATCCCCGCTGATCAAAGACGGACTCGTTTATCTTTGCCGAGAGAACGGAAACCTGCTTGTTCTCGACGCCAAGACCGGCAAGGAAATGGACGAAAACCGAACGACACGTGATCGACACCGTGCGTCACCAGTTTGGGCTGACGGCAAAATTTACCTCACGGCACGCGGCGGAATCATTACCGTGGTCAAAGAGGGTGCGGAATTTGAAGTTCTCTCGCAGAACGATCTTGGAGAGGAGATTTCGGCATCACCGGCTATCTCCGACGGCACCATTTATCTCCGCACGTTCAAATCCCTGTGGGCGATTCGGCAGAAGTAACTTTCTGGGAAAGTCTTGAGTTCAGCATGACCGATTCGATGACGTTACGCGATTTGCAGAATCTCATCGAGACGATGTATTCCGCGAAGGATGTTCAGCGGGGGACCGCGGGAACATTCATGTGGTTGATGGAAGAAATTGGTGAACTCGCCGCAGCATTGCGAGAGGGCACGCCCGAGGAACTCGCCGCCGAGTTCGCGGACGTGCTCGCGTGGCTGGCCACCATCGCCAACGTAGCCGACATCGACCTAACCCAAGCCGTTCATGACAAATACGGTGGCGGTTGTCCGGGTTGCCAGGCGATGGTCTGCGTGTGCAACGTCAAACCTTAGGGGAATCATGGAAACCTTGTTGCAGACCCTGGTGGATTCCGTGCGAGGTGGTTCGCCGTGTGCGTATACCGCCCTCGTGGAAACACGGGGATCGACCCCGCAAAAAGCGGGAGCCACCATGCTCGTGTTTCCTGATGGTTCGCAAACCGGCACGCTCGGCGGCGGTTGCGTCGAAGCCGAGGTCAAACAGCGAGCGTTGCGGTTGCTGGACCATGGCGATCGCGAAATCCTCACGTTCAATCTCGACAGCGATTATGGATGGGATGACGGTTTGATCTGCGGCGGCCGAATGCGGATGCTGGTCGATCCGATCCGCCCCGGTGATGACCTCAGTTACTTCGATCGTCAATTGGAAGTCATCCGGGAAGGTCGCGGTTCGACGGAAGTCATCATCTTCAAGACTGAAAACGAAGACTCCACCGGTGATCGGTTTTTGCTTGATGCTGAAGGCGA
It includes:
- a CDS encoding outer membrane protein assembly factor BamB family protein, which encodes MVSHRRIDIPALAGMVLALATLSNASAENWPSWRGPSHNGISGETNLPIEFGPDKNVAWKLPLPGQAGATPCIWGKDIFVTSVDDDDFLLMCISTDGTEKWRRVIGNGNQRVRGDEGNYASPSPSTDGKHVWVMFGQGDLACFDFAGNEVWAFNLQDRYGKFQIQFGMASTPVLHKGRLYLQLIHGEGRPNTQEARVVALDASTGKEIWQTGRVTGASQENEHSYASPTLYDDGKETYLVTHGGDYAIAFNLEDGKEIWRLAGLNPRDDPNRRYHPTLRFVASPVANEGMVVVPTAKNGPVVAVKGSARGLVDADSSDHLWTRPQNTPDVPSPLIKDGLVYLCRENGNLLVLDAKTGKEMDENRTTRDRHRASPVWADGKIYLTARGGIITVVKEGAEFEVLSQNDLGEEISASPAISDGTIYLRTFKSLWAIRQK
- a CDS encoding MazG nucleotide pyrophosphohydrolase domain-containing protein; the protein is MTDSMTLRDLQNLIETMYSAKDVQRGTAGTFMWLMEEIGELAAALREGTPEELAAEFADVLAWLATIANVADIDLTQAVHDKYGGGCPGCQAMVCVCNVKP